One Herpetosiphonaceae bacterium genomic window carries:
- a CDS encoding Nif11-like leader peptide family natural product precursor: MSVSSAEQFLTQLVNDSSFRQQFMDLKSADTVLQAAKDAGYDFTPDEMRSVLQNEKGIADFTDDQLDDLATAGAASWVGAGGAAAGAAVGAGAAGAACV, translated from the coding sequence ATGTCGGTATCAAGCGCGGAGCAGTTCCTCACCCAGCTCGTCAACGATTCCTCGTTTCGTCAGCAGTTCATGGATTTGAAATCCGCCGATACAGTTTTGCAGGCGGCGAAAGACGCCGGGTACGACTTCACGCCGGATGAGATGCGGAGTGTCCTGCAAAACGAGAAGGGCATCGCCGACTTCACCGACGATCAGCTCGACGATCTGGCTACTGCCGGTGCTGCATCCTGGGTTGGGGCTGGTGGCGCTGCCGCTGGTGCAGCCGTCGGCGCTGGTGCCGCCGGTGCGGCCTGTGTCTAA
- the fabF gene encoding beta-ketoacyl-ACP synthase II, with protein MPTPLAEQLETIVGEVLGDEPLAQPEPAFVGEQDAQRRIVVTGIGVVSPIGNTLDAFWESLSKGRSGVGYNDLVPNYRDYPCHTAGLVRDFDPRAFMDIKEARRMSRTSHYAVAAGRMALADSGLEIHAANADEIGVVLGCGSTALPETEQTLRLMVAKGGSKVSPFYITSALPNMPACQLSIQLGLRGYNSTISTACAASAQAIGEAAEVLLRGDAEVVLAGGAEAPICELTLASFCALRALSTHNEDPSRASRPFDATRAGFVPAEGSAVLVLETLAHAKARGARIYAELLGYGVSSDAYHVTAPDPVGDGAARAMIRALRRAKVTPQQIDYINAHATSTPAGDLSETLAIKKVFGEYASTLAISSTKSMTGHLTGAAGALEAAATIMALKHGLIPPTINYEEPDPECDLDYVPNVARKAELQIALSNSFGFGGQNATLVFKKYQDQRLSPAELAIEAELEGRLDEQ; from the coding sequence TTGCCAACGCCGTTGGCAGAGCAGCTTGAGACGATCGTCGGCGAAGTTCTCGGCGATGAGCCGCTGGCACAGCCGGAGCCTGCTTTCGTCGGCGAGCAGGATGCACAGCGGCGGATCGTTGTCACCGGCATCGGGGTGGTATCGCCGATCGGCAATACGCTCGATGCGTTCTGGGAGTCGCTTTCTAAAGGGCGATCGGGTGTTGGATACAACGACCTCGTGCCGAACTATCGCGACTATCCCTGCCATACGGCGGGCCTCGTCCGCGATTTCGATCCGCGCGCGTTCATGGATATCAAAGAGGCGCGGCGCATGTCGCGCACATCGCACTATGCGGTGGCGGCAGGCCGCATGGCGCTAGCCGACTCCGGCCTGGAGATTCATGCCGCCAATGCCGACGAGATCGGCGTGGTACTGGGCTGCGGCTCGACCGCGCTCCCTGAAACCGAGCAGACGCTCCGGCTGATGGTCGCCAAAGGCGGCTCCAAGGTCAGCCCGTTCTATATCACCTCGGCGCTGCCGAATATGCCCGCCTGCCAGCTGAGCATTCAGCTCGGCCTGCGCGGCTACAACTCGACGATCTCCACGGCCTGTGCCGCGTCTGCTCAGGCGATCGGCGAGGCGGCGGAGGTGCTGCTGCGGGGCGATGCCGAGGTGGTGCTGGCGGGCGGTGCCGAAGCGCCGATCTGCGAGCTGACGCTGGCATCGTTTTGCGCGCTGCGTGCGCTGTCCACGCACAACGAGGACCCTTCGCGCGCCTCGCGTCCCTTCGATGCCACGCGCGCCGGATTCGTCCCCGCCGAAGGCTCGGCGGTGCTGGTGCTCGAAACGCTGGCGCACGCCAAGGCGCGCGGCGCGCGCATCTATGCCGAGCTCTTGGGCTATGGCGTGAGCAGCGACGCCTACCACGTCACCGCGCCCGATCCGGTCGGCGACGGCGCGGCCAGAGCGATGATCCGCGCGCTACGTCGCGCCAAGGTCACGCCGCAGCAGATCGATTATATCAACGCTCATGCCACCTCGACGCCAGCCGGTGATCTCTCGGAGACGCTGGCGATCAAAAAGGTCTTCGGCGAGTATGCCTCGACCCTCGCGATCTCATCCACGAAATCGATGACCGGCCATCTGACCGGGGCGGCGGGCGCGCTGGAGGCGGCGGCGACGATCATGGCGTTGAAGCATGGCCTGATCCCGCCGACGATCAACTACGAAGAGCCTGATCCCGAATGCGATCTTGATTACGTGCCAAATGTTGCGCGCAAAGCGGAGCTTCAGATCGCGCTGTCGAACTCGTTTGGCTTTGGCGGCCAGAATGCCACGCTGGTCTTCAAGAAGTATCAGGATCAGCGGCTGTCACCTGCGGAGCTAGCGATCGAGGCCGAGCTTGAAGGACGGCTGGACGAGCAGTAA
- a CDS encoding NAD(+)/NADH kinase: protein MSLVGIIANPASGKDIRRVVARGMTVPDHEKINIVRRILIGLSALGVEAVRWMPDAADLVGRAVDGLHLQGDLRALDLPISDSPDDTTRAAEALRERGAACIVVLGGDGTCRAAAKGAGDTPLVPVSTGTNNAFPQFVEGTLAGLAAAVVARGAGAEAITQAPCLRILREDVPIDLALIDVVSFEGMVGARAVWQMERVRQLVSARHTPGTIGLSAIAGYLGLQPPAPDLGLMVMLGAGERRVIAPTAPGVVEQIAIRAHRWLHDGDLVRIEQTPCVLALDGERDLIVRSGMLIDVRFERHGPHLVQIQRALELGVQHGLFDPDRAAGALGEGLSGV, encoded by the coding sequence ATGAGTCTGGTAGGAATCATCGCCAATCCGGCATCGGGCAAGGACATTCGGCGGGTCGTCGCGCGCGGCATGACGGTGCCCGACCACGAGAAGATTAATATCGTGCGTCGCATTCTGATTGGGCTGTCGGCGCTTGGCGTCGAGGCGGTGCGCTGGATGCCCGACGCCGCCGATCTGGTCGGTCGTGCCGTCGATGGGCTGCATCTTCAGGGCGATCTGCGGGCGCTCGACCTGCCGATCAGTGACTCGCCTGACGATACGACACGCGCGGCTGAGGCGCTGCGTGAGCGCGGCGCTGCCTGTATCGTGGTGCTCGGCGGCGACGGCACCTGCCGTGCGGCAGCCAAGGGCGCTGGCGACACGCCGCTGGTGCCCGTCTCGACAGGCACCAACAATGCGTTTCCGCAGTTCGTGGAGGGCACTCTGGCCGGACTGGCGGCGGCGGTCGTTGCGCGCGGCGCGGGGGCGGAGGCGATCACGCAAGCGCCGTGTCTGCGGATTTTGCGCGAAGACGTGCCGATCGACCTCGCGCTGATCGATGTTGTCAGCTTTGAGGGCATGGTCGGGGCGCGGGCTGTGTGGCAGATGGAGCGGGTGCGGCAGCTTGTCAGCGCCCGTCACACGCCCGGCACGATCGGCCTCTCGGCAATCGCTGGCTACCTTGGGTTGCAGCCGCCAGCGCCCGATCTGGGCCTGATGGTGATGCTGGGCGCTGGCGAGCGCCGGGTGATCGCCCCGACCGCGCCGGGGGTGGTCGAGCAGATCGCCATCAGGGCGCATCGCTGGCTGCACGACGGCGATCTGGTGCGCATCGAGCAGACGCCGTGTGTGCTGGCGCTGGACGGCGAGCGCGATCTTATCGTGCGCAGCGGCATGCTGATCGACGTGCGGTTTGAGCGGCACGGCCCGCATCTGGTGCAGATCCAGCGTGCGCTAGAGCTGGGCGTGCAGCACGGCCTGTTCGATCCTGATCGGGCGGCGGGAGCGTTGGGCGAGGGACTGTCCGGCGTGTAG
- a CDS encoding PaaI family thioesterase has product MQQQDSNACFVCGKQNPHGLKLDFYEIDGRVETEFVPQPEHQGWPGYVHGGILFTVLDETIGRVGFTVGAWAMSGRVEIRYREPAPIDQPLRVVGTLVRDRGRALELQGFAQLRDGTVVAEATGLYMRVPDALRQTLEQQIAEGF; this is encoded by the coding sequence ATGCAGCAACAAGATTCCAATGCATGCTTTGTCTGTGGGAAGCAAAATCCGCACGGGCTGAAGCTGGACTTCTATGAGATCGATGGGCGGGTGGAGACGGAGTTCGTGCCGCAGCCCGAACATCAGGGCTGGCCCGGCTATGTCCACGGCGGCATTTTGTTCACGGTGCTCGACGAGACGATCGGGCGGGTCGGCTTTACCGTCGGCGCGTGGGCCATGAGCGGACGGGTCGAGATTCGCTATCGCGAGCCTGCGCCGATCGACCAGCCGTTGCGCGTGGTCGGTACGCTGGTCCGCGATCGTGGGCGGGCGCTGGAGTTGCAAGGCTTTGCGCAGTTGCGCGATGGAACGGTCGTCGCCGAGGCGACCGGGCTGTACATGCGGGTGCCCGACGCGCTGCGCCAGACGCTCGAACAGCAGATCGCCGAAGGTTTTTAG